The following DNA comes from Nicotiana tabacum cultivar K326 unplaced genomic scaffold, ASM71507v2 Un00001, whole genome shotgun sequence.
aaggacttgatgtctcaTAAGTTTGCCTTCCACGACTTGAAAACTATAAAATTGACACATACTAGTAGTGTTTTTGTGTCAAGACCTATAGCTGAGAAGTTATCCGACCCTGGAAGCTTCATAATTCCATGCACCATAGGTAGCTATGCatttgctaaagcattgtgtgatttgggagcaattATAAATCTGATGTCATTATCTATCTATAAAATGTTAGGCATTGGAAGATCAAGGCCCATATCCATGAAACTGCAACTAGCTGACCGAACAGTGAAAAGGCCATCAAGTATACTTGACGATGTACTTGTGCAAGTTGAAAAATTTGTGTTTCAAGCATATTGTTTCATTCTGGACTGTAAGGTTGAtgaggagattcccataatttttgGAAGGCCGTTCTTGGCCACGGGGAGAGCTCTGATTGATTGTGAAATGGGGGAGCTGAAGATAAGGCTGAATaatgaagaaataacatttaatGTGCAAACGTCTATGCGGTGACCCAGTGAGTTTGCAAATTGCTCTTTGTTAAACATGGTGGATGTAATTATGGAGCAAGATGATGAGGCACTTATTGCAAAATACCCTTTAACAGCCTGCCTTATGAACTTGAAAGAAGTAAATGGTGAGGACTTGGCGGAATGGTTATTGGCTCTTCAAGGGCAAGGGTACTGGAAATGAGAGCTCGAATTCGAGCCTTTACACTTGGaagaaagaaataaccctctAGACAAGCCATCGATTGAAGCATCAC
Coding sequences within:
- the LOC142178813 gene encoding uncharacterized protein LOC142178813, producing MLKQIQVNIPLIDALREMPSYAKIMKDLMSHKFAFHDLKTIKLTHTSSVFVSRPIAEKLSDPGSFIIPCTIGSYAFAKALCDLGAIINLMSLSIYKMLGIGRSRPISMKLQLADRTVKRPSSILDDVLVQVEKFVFQAYCFILDCKVDEEIPIIFGRPFLATGRALIDCEMGELKIRLNNEEITFNVQTSMR